Sequence from the Pseudomonadota bacterium genome:
AGCGCACGGCCCAGATCAGCAGGCCAATTACGAAGAAGGCGGAGGGCGGCAGGAGCAGCAGGCCGTTCGGCACGTACCAACCGCCGTTGTTCACCGTTTCGAACACGGTGATGCCGAACAGGGTGCCGGAGCCGAAGAGCTCGCGGATGAAGCCGACCAGCATCAGGATCAGGCCGTAGCCGAGGCCGTTGCCGATGCCGTCGAGGAAGGAGGCGATCGGCGGGTTCTTCATGGCGAAGGCCTCGGCCCGGCCCATGACGATGCAGTTGGTGATGATCAGGCCGACGAACACGGACAGCGTTTTCGACACCTCGAAGGCGTAGGCCTTCAGCACCTGATCGACCAGGATCACCAGCGAGGCGATGATCACCATCTGCACGATGATGCGAATCGAGCTCGGAATGTGATTGCGCAGCATCGAGATGAACATGGAGGAGAAGGCGGTGACCAGGGTCACGGCGATCGACATCACCAGGGCCACCTTCAGCGAGGAGGTCACGGCGAGGGCCGAGCAGATGCCGAGCACCTGCAGGGTGATGGGGTTGTTGTCGACCATCGGGTCGACGAGCAGTTCGCGGCGGGTCTGCGCCATCAGATGTCCTCCGTCTGCAGCTGGGCGAGGAAGGGCGCGTAGCCCTGGTCGCCCATCCAGAAGCGCACGAGGTTGTCGACGCCGCGCGAGGTGAGCGTGGCGCCGGACAGGGCGTCGATGTGGTAGTCGGCGCCCGCGGCGGGTTGGGTCTTGGCTACGGTGATCTGCAGCTCGCCAGCGTCGTCGCGCAGGCGCTTGCCTTGCCACAGCGATTTCCAGCGCGGGTTGTCGACCTCGGCGCCTAGGCCCGGGGTCTCACCGTGTTCATAGAACTGTAAGCCGTACACGTCGTTGCCGTTCTCTTCGAGGGCGATGAAGCCGTACAGCGTGGACCACAGGCCGTAGCCGTGGATCGGCAGGATCACCTTGTCGAGGTTGCCGTCGTCGTCGCGCAGGAGGTAGACGGTGACGTAGCGAGCGAGGCGACCGATGGACGCGGGGTCTTCGCCGTCGAGGGCGACGGAGGTGGCGGGGTCGTCCGCGGCGGCGCGGTCGTCGAAGGTGGTGGGGTCGAAGGCGTCCGTGAAGCGGCCCGTCTCGAGCTCCAGCACCTGCGGCTCGAAGGCGGAGAAGGCCTCACCGATGTCGACGCCGGGCTCGTAGCGACCGGCCACCTGCAAGATGTTCACGTGCTTGTCGCGCAGGCGGTTCTGCTCCTGCATCGGGCGCAGGGACACGGCCACGGCAGACACCACCATCGAGGCCGCGAGGCACAGGGAGACGGCCACGAAGATCGTCTTCGGGATGGAGTCGGCGGGTAGGTTCAGGAAGCGCCGAATCGGTCCGGGCGGCGGCGTAGGATCGTCAGGCATGTCGTTTGGCCCTGCGCGCGATGTTCGCTTGCACCACGAAGTGATCGATCAGCGGTGCAAAGACGTTACCGAAGAGAATCGCCAGCATCATGCCCTCGGGGAAGGCCGGATTGATGACGCGGATCATCACCACCATGAAGCCGATGAGGGCGCCGTAGAGGTAGCGGCCTAGGTTGGTGTGCGATGCGGAGACGGGCTCGGTGACCATGAAGGCAAGGCCGAAGGCGTAGCCGCCCACTACGAGATGCCAGTGCCAGGGCATCGCGAACATGGGGTTGGTGTCCGAGCCGATCAGGTTGAGTAGCGTCGAGAAGCCGATCATGCCCGCCAGGCAGCCGACGATCAGGCGCCAGTTGGCAATCTTGGTGAACAGCAGGAAGGCGAGGCCGACGAAGCAGGCGAGGGCGGAGGTCTCGCCGATGCAGCCCTGGATGGTGCCGAGGAAGGCGTCCATCCAGGTGATGCCCTGCGCGGCGAGTGCGCCGACGCCGTCCGACGCCGAGACGGCGAGGGCCGTAGCGCCGGAAAAGCCGTCGACCGGCGTCCAGATCGCATCGCCCGAGAGCTGCGCGGGATAGGCGAAGTAGAGGAACGCGCGGCCGGTGAGTGCCGGGTTCAGGAAGTTCTTGCCCGTGCCGCCGAACACCTCCTTGCCGATCACCACCCCGAAGGAGATGCCGAGGGCCACCTGCCACAGGGGCACGGTGGCCGGCATCGTGAGGGCGAACAGCATGGAGGTGACCATGAAGCCCTCGTTTACCTCGTGCCGCCGTACTGTGGCGAACAGCACTTCCCACAAGCCGCCGGCGATCAGTGTGGTCAGGTAGATCGGGATGAAATACAGGAGGCCGTGAAGGACGTTCACGACGGGGTTGCGCGGATCGAAGCCGATCCCCAACCACTCGAGCAGGCCCGCGCGCCAACCGCTGGCACCGTAGTCGGCGATGGCGCCGTTGGCCTGCAGGCCAACGTTGTACAGACCCACGAACAGGCACGGCA
This genomic interval carries:
- a CDS encoding NADH:ubiquinone reductase (Na(+)-transporting) subunit D, coding for MAQTRRELLVDPMVDNNPITLQVLGICSALAVTSSLKVALVMSIAVTLVTAFSSMFISMLRNHIPSSIRIIVQMVIIASLVILVDQVLKAYAFEVSKTLSVFVGLIITNCIVMGRAEAFAMKNPPIASFLDGIGNGLGYGLILMLVGFIRELFGSGTLFGITVFETVNNGGWYVPNGLLLLPPSAFFVIGLLIWAVRSWKPAQVEEREYEIQSVEAH
- a CDS encoding Na(+)-translocating NADH-quinone reductase subunit C; this translates as MPDDPTPPPGPIRRFLNLPADSIPKTIFVAVSLCLAASMVVSAVAVSLRPMQEQNRLRDKHVNILQVAGRYEPGVDIGEAFSAFEPQVLELETGRFTDAFDPTTFDDRAAADDPATSVALDGEDPASIGRLARYVTVYLLRDDDGNLDKVILPIHGYGLWSTLYGFIALEENGNDVYGLQFYEHGETPGLGAEVDNPRWKSLWQGKRLRDDAGELQITVAKTQPAAGADYHIDALSGATLTSRGVDNLVRFWMGDQGYAPFLAQLQTEDI
- a CDS encoding NADH:ubiquinone reductase (Na(+)-transporting) subunit B, which encodes PCLFVGLYNVGLQANGAIADYGASGWRAGLLEWLGIGFDPRNPVVNVLHGLLYFIPIYLTTLIAGGLWEVLFATVRRHEVNEGFMVTSMLFALTMPATVPLWQVALGISFGVVIGKEVFGGTGKNFLNPALTGRAFLYFAYPAQLSGDAIWTPVDGFSGATALAVSASDGVGALAAQGITWMDAFLGTIQGCIGETSALACFVGLAFLLFTKIANWRLIVGCLAGMIGFSTLLNLIGSDTNPMFAMPWHWHLVVGGYAFGLAFMVTEPVSASHTNLGRYLYGALIGFMVVMIRVINPAFPEGMMLAILFGNVFAPLIDHFVVQANIARRAKRHA